Proteins found in one Syngnathus acus chromosome 9, fSynAcu1.2, whole genome shotgun sequence genomic segment:
- the LOC119127226 gene encoding zinc finger protein OZF-like isoform X1, which translates to MASYEKQFCPAREDNERQRRQTMPHFQDVQQPSARQEWRSLLSQQDNSQLPHIKEEEEIDISKLPLPVVKSEEEEEHPAHFKKEDHLHIEEEEQMDVSKLPVIVVSVKCDDDEDETPQWSQINHDSTSGGTLPNNPLSPLSDTDGIEEPLRDDADYEDKQLNCGEKEAAPKKKTSHTRKCHTSEEHFSCSICGKQFAQNRPMIRHMRTHTGEKPFSCLTCGKAFSLKEYMKSHMKKHTGETPFCCTFCGKTFSQKKTLQSHMRTHTGEKPFRCSLCGKKFALKLNIVKHMRTHTGEKSFLCSTCGKTFSERHRLVSHLRTHTGEKPFACSTCGKTFSQRHHMASHVKTHTGEKPFICSVCSTAFSRKVNLDIHMRTHTGEKPFRCLTCGKTFSVKATMVKHMRTHTGEKPFHCSECGKRFTQKVNMVIHMRSHTGVQEFC; encoded by the exons ATGGCGTCGTACGAGAAGCAATTTTGTCCGGCGAGAGAGGACAACGAGCGACAACGACGTCAAACAATGCCACACTTCCAAG ATGTCCAGCAGCCAAGTGCTCGTCAGGAGTGGAGGAGCTTGCTTTCGCAGCAGGACAATTCACAGCTTCCCCACAtcaaggaagaagaggaaattGACATCAGCAAGTTGCCACTACCTGTTGTGAAgagtgaagaggaggaagaacatCCCGCTCACTTCAAAAAAGAGGACCATCTCCACAttgaggaagaagagcaaaTGGATGTCAGCAAGTTGCCAGTGATTGTGGTCTCTGTGAAGTGTgacgatgatgaagatgaaacACCCCAGTGGTCGCAGATTAACCACGACAGCACAAGTGGAGGTACACTGCCGAACAATCCGTTATCTCCGCTGTCGGACACCGATGGCATCGAAGAACCTTTGAGGGATGACGCAGATTACGAGGACAAGCAGTTGAATTGTGGAGAGAAGGAGGCAGCtcctaaaaagaaaacttctcacacacgtaaaTGTCACACATCTGAAGAACATTTCAGCTGCTCAATTTGCGGAAAACAATTTGCTCAAAATCGACCCATGATTAGACAcatgagaacacacacaggagaaaaACCTTTTAGTTGCTTAACTTGCGGTAAGGCGTTTTCTCTCAAGGAATATATGAAATCACACATGAAAAAACACACAGGTGAAACCCCCTTTTGTTGCACATTTTGTGgtaaaacattttctcaaaagaaaacattgcaatCGCACATGAGGACGCACACTGGAGAAAAACCCTTCCGTTGCTCATTGTGTGGTAAAAAATTTGCTCTCAAGCTAAACATAGTCAAACACATGAGGACACACACAGGGGAAAAATCCTTTCTTTGCTCAACATGCGGTAAAACCTTCTCGGAACGGCATCGTCTAGTATCGCACTTGAGAACGCACACGGGAGAAAAACCATTCGCTTGCTCAACTTGCGGTAAGACCTTCTCACAAAGGCATCATATGGCGTCACacgtgaaaacacacacaggagaaaaACCTTTCATTTGCTCCGTTTGTAGTACGGCGTTTTCTCGAAAAGTCAATCTCGATATACACATGAGAACGCACACTGGGGAGAAACCTTTTCGTTGTTTAACTTGTGGTAAAACGTTCTCTGTCAAAGCAACCATGGTCAAACACATGAGAACGCACACTGGAGAAAAACCCTTTCATTGCTCTGAGTGTGGTAAAAGATTCACTCAAAAGGTAAACATGGTAATACACATGAGATCTCACACTGGAGTGCAAGAATTTTGTTGA
- the LOC119127226 gene encoding zinc finger protein OZF-like isoform X2 produces MYMPHMTCAKLCLCYLCPGDVQQPSARQEWRSLLSQQDNSQLPHIKEEEEIDISKLPLPVVKSEEEEEHPAHFKKEDHLHIEEEEQMDVSKLPVIVVSVKCDDDEDETPQWSQINHDSTSGGTLPNNPLSPLSDTDGIEEPLRDDADYEDKQLNCGEKEAAPKKKTSHTRKCHTSEEHFSCSICGKQFAQNRPMIRHMRTHTGEKPFSCLTCGKAFSLKEYMKSHMKKHTGETPFCCTFCGKTFSQKKTLQSHMRTHTGEKPFRCSLCGKKFALKLNIVKHMRTHTGEKSFLCSTCGKTFSERHRLVSHLRTHTGEKPFACSTCGKTFSQRHHMASHVKTHTGEKPFICSVCSTAFSRKVNLDIHMRTHTGEKPFRCLTCGKTFSVKATMVKHMRTHTGEKPFHCSECGKRFTQKVNMVIHMRSHTGVQEFC; encoded by the coding sequence ATGTATATGCCCCACATGACATGTgccaaattgtgtttgtgttactTGTGTCCTGGAGATGTCCAGCAGCCAAGTGCTCGTCAGGAGTGGAGGAGCTTGCTTTCGCAGCAGGACAATTCACAGCTTCCCCACAtcaaggaagaagaggaaattGACATCAGCAAGTTGCCACTACCTGTTGTGAAgagtgaagaggaggaagaacatCCCGCTCACTTCAAAAAAGAGGACCATCTCCACAttgaggaagaagagcaaaTGGATGTCAGCAAGTTGCCAGTGATTGTGGTCTCTGTGAAGTGTgacgatgatgaagatgaaacACCCCAGTGGTCGCAGATTAACCACGACAGCACAAGTGGAGGTACACTGCCGAACAATCCGTTATCTCCGCTGTCGGACACCGATGGCATCGAAGAACCTTTGAGGGATGACGCAGATTACGAGGACAAGCAGTTGAATTGTGGAGAGAAGGAGGCAGCtcctaaaaagaaaacttctcacacacgtaaaTGTCACACATCTGAAGAACATTTCAGCTGCTCAATTTGCGGAAAACAATTTGCTCAAAATCGACCCATGATTAGACAcatgagaacacacacaggagaaaaACCTTTTAGTTGCTTAACTTGCGGTAAGGCGTTTTCTCTCAAGGAATATATGAAATCACACATGAAAAAACACACAGGTGAAACCCCCTTTTGTTGCACATTTTGTGgtaaaacattttctcaaaagaaaacattgcaatCGCACATGAGGACGCACACTGGAGAAAAACCCTTCCGTTGCTCATTGTGTGGTAAAAAATTTGCTCTCAAGCTAAACATAGTCAAACACATGAGGACACACACAGGGGAAAAATCCTTTCTTTGCTCAACATGCGGTAAAACCTTCTCGGAACGGCATCGTCTAGTATCGCACTTGAGAACGCACACGGGAGAAAAACCATTCGCTTGCTCAACTTGCGGTAAGACCTTCTCACAAAGGCATCATATGGCGTCACacgtgaaaacacacacaggagaaaaACCTTTCATTTGCTCCGTTTGTAGTACGGCGTTTTCTCGAAAAGTCAATCTCGATATACACATGAGAACGCACACTGGGGAGAAACCTTTTCGTTGTTTAACTTGTGGTAAAACGTTCTCTGTCAAAGCAACCATGGTCAAACACATGAGAACGCACACTGGAGAAAAACCCTTTCATTGCTCTGAGTGTGGTAAAAGATTCACTCAAAAGGTAAACATGGTAATACACATGAGATCTCACACTGGAGTGCAAGAATTTTGTTGA
- the ckap2l gene encoding cytoskeleton-associated protein 2-like: MDQDAPINVESRKELRKKKFMEYLKNKSKYNSIPNIDECAGKKPETTKSTSALQLIRGKENQAPATSFRHEAKKVQPLGLTDNQKPPRKPFVFRNKENVLTERSRPTQSTVCKKPTLRGTYTVPTLKASTFPPKAPKVRIQPTGKVSSNLSMAKNPSTTSRPPSKPTVSSLLKTYTSRLSLGPMVKTRTGLVPALTYPRVPRSLPAAAADAKLVPSSSAVTSSKALVKKNPLHQRPVVPRELKSTLGEQPPCKSRAKSTAVPSSHARPFARLPDKTTNQPAKRTSQPQGRPTTQKSGVGGRTSQAAASRKPTVAKPKLADVAPKGKSASAAKRTEPCAIVVSQCKLESKSTKSQTVGRKMAAEQAERMKKLQEWREAKGISYKRPPMQTKPSVGRVLSRPHSSTLKAQQDAGLFVRDVDRSLSDCMKLLTEGCPAQVKEVLSRLPPVSQKFAKFWICKARLMEQEGDLDVLPMYEEAVRIVLEPVEELRMVVFDILKKKETKASEGDDAEADGTPSKGRQIENGQDPTVTPPVRVLISGEAGASSTVKYKITDTPGPPSRQQQEPGRADGHEVRFFTPVRRSIRIEGTSRCYPTSLQEHGQCVASFAELLATEEEEEARGDTLFVYRKNEALKDRMHVRLVSDY; the protein is encoded by the exons ATGGACCAAGATGCCCCCATCAACGTCGAGAGCAGAAAAG AACTGCGCAAGAAGAAGTTCATGGAATACTTGAAGAATAAATCAAAGTACAACTCAAT ACCAAACATCGATGAGTGTGCAGGGAAGAAGCCAGAGACTACAAAATCGACATCTGCATTACAG CTCATCAGGGGCAAAGAAAATCAAGCTCCTGCCACTAGTTTCCGTCATGAAGCCAAAAAAGTCCAACCCTTGGGTCTTACCGACAACCAAAAGCCCCCCAGAAAGCCATTTGTCTTTCGGAACAAAGAGAACGTACTGACTGAACGCAGTCGGCCTACACAGTCGACAGTCTGTAAAAAGCCAACACTCAGAGGAACATACACTGTTCCCACTCTGAAGGCAAGCACTTTTCCCCCAAAAGCGCCAAAAGTCAGGATACAGCCCACAGGAAAAGTATCTTCCAACCTTTCAATGGCCAAAAACCCAAGCACTACTTCTAGGCCACCGTCAAAACCCACCGTTTCTTCTCTTCTAAAGACTTATACCTCCCGGCTGAGTCTAGGACCCATGGTGAAGACCAGGACAGGGCTCGTCCCTGCCTTAACCTATCCTCGGGTCCCGAGATCTCTccctgcggcggcggcggacgcCAAACTTGTTCCATCGAGTTCTGCTGTCACGTCCTCCAAGGCTCTGGTGAAGAAAAACCCTCTTCACCAGAGACCAGTTGTCCCTCGAGAGCTCAAGTCCACCCTTGGTGAACAACCGCCTTGTAAAAGCAGAGCCAAATCAACGGCGGTGCCCTCGTCGCACGCACGACCTTTCGCCAGGCTGCCCGACAAAACGACCAATCAGCCTGCCAAGCGCACGTCTCAACCTCAAGGAAGGCCGACGACTCAGAAATCAGGAGTAGGCGGACGCACGTCTCAAGCGGCGGCGAGCAGGAAACCTACGGTGGCCAAACCTAAGCTGGCTGACGTGGCTCCGAAAGGAAAGAGCGCCTCGGCGGCAAAGCGGACGGAACCGTGCGCCATTGTTGTAAGCCAATGCAAATTGGAGAGCAAATCAACAAAGTCTCAAACAGTGGGGAGGAAGATGGCCGCTGAGCAAGCAGAGAGAAT GAAGAAACTGCAGGAATGGCGGGAAGCCAAAGGCATTTCCTACAAGCGCCCTCCCATGCAGACCAAGCCTTCCGTTGGACGTGTCCTCTCGCGACCCCACTCAAGCACCCTGAAGGCTCAACAGGATGCTGGCTTGTTCGTCCGTGACGTGGACAGGTCACTGTCTGACTGCATGAAGCTGCTCACTGAG GGTTGTCCAGCGCAGGTGAAAGAGGTCCTCTCACGGCTGCCGCCAGTGTCCCAGAAGTTTGCCAAATTCTGGATCTGTAAGGCCCGCCTGATGGAGCAAGAGGGTGACCTGGATGTCCTTCCCATGTATGAGGAAGCTGTTCGTATTGTGTTGGAG CCCGTGGAGGAGCTACGCATGGTGGTGTTTGACATtctgaagaagaaggagaCCAAAG CCAGCGAGGGAGATGACGCGGAAGCAGACGGCACTCCGAGCAAAGGCCGACAGATAGAGAATGGCCAAGACCCGACGGTGACACCCCCTGTGCGGGTTCTCATCTCTGGGGAGGCGGGGGCCTCATCCACGGTCAAGTACAAGATCACTGACACTCCCGG CCCCCCGTCGAGGCAACAACAGGAGCCGGGACGGGCGGACGGCCACGAGGTCCGCTTCTTCACACCTGTGCGCCGCTCCATACGCATCGAGGGCACGTCGCGGTGCTACCCGACCTCCCTGCAGGAGCACGGCCAATGCGTGGCGTCCTTCGCCGAGTTACTGGCCaccgaggaggaagaggaggcccggGGCGACACGCTCTTTGTCTACAGGAAGAACGAGGCGCTCAAAGATAGAATGCATGTCCGGCTGGTGAGTGATTATTAG
- the LOC119127288 gene encoding PDZ and LIM domain protein 5-like isoform X2, which translates to MSSNYNVTLSGPAPWGFRLQGGKDFNLPLTISRLNDGSKAAKAGIAIGDMVLSIDGIATEGMNHLEAQNKIKNCTGNLSLTLQKVAKPPPVAPKTTAAPLVTNGPHSTLKKPQPPRPPRRHVVDTDIHFYHVPSHAGASRKRIMEDTEDWRPRTGTTQSRSFRILAQITGTENSQEEEEADTAKKTKVNKATTRLVIGPKYGELRDWHHGVSARTLNVQ; encoded by the exons ATGAGCAGCAACTATAACGTCACACTGTCTGGCCCGGCCCCCTGGGGCTTTAGGCTACAAGGCGGAAAAGACTTCAACTTGCCCCTCACCATCTCCAGG CTGAACGATGGCAGCAAAGCGGCCAAAGCTGGCATCGCTATCGGAGATATGGTTCTGTCCATCGACGGTATTGCCACAGAGGGAATGAACCACCTGGAGGCCCAGAACAAGATCAAGAACTGCACAGGCAACCTCAGCCTCACCCTACAGAA AGTGGCCAAGCCCCCTCCAGTGGCACCCAAG ACGACAGCAGCTCCTCTGGTCACAAA TGGACCTCACAGTACTTTAAA AAAACCCCAGCCACCCAG GCCTCCCCGCCGACACGTGGTGGACACCGACATCCACTTCTACCATGTGCCGTCTCACGCTGGCGCCAGCCGGAAGCGCATCATGGAGGACACGGAGGACTGGCGCCCGCGCACCGGTACCACCCAGTCCAGATCCTTCAGGATTCTGGCTCAGATTACGGGCACCGAGAACT ctcaagaagaagaagaagcagacaCGGCCAAGAAGACAAA AGTGAACAAGGCCACCACGCGTTTGGTGATCGGCCCAAAGTACGGCGAGCTGAGAGACTGGCACCACGGCGTGTCCGCTCGTACCCTCAATGTCCAGTAG
- the LOC119127288 gene encoding PDZ and LIM domain protein 5-like isoform X1, whose amino-acid sequence MSSNYNVTLSGPAPWGFRLQGGKDFNLPLTISRLNDGSKAAKAGIAIGDMVLSIDGIATEGMNHLEAQNKIKNCTGNLSLTLQKVAKPPPVAPKTTAAPLVTNGPHSTLKKPQPPRPPRRHVVDTDIHFYHVPSHAGASRKRIMEDTEDWRPRTGTTQSRSFRILAQITGTENSAQEEEEADTAKKTKVNKATTRLVIGPKYGELRDWHHGVSARTLNVQ is encoded by the exons ATGAGCAGCAACTATAACGTCACACTGTCTGGCCCGGCCCCCTGGGGCTTTAGGCTACAAGGCGGAAAAGACTTCAACTTGCCCCTCACCATCTCCAGG CTGAACGATGGCAGCAAAGCGGCCAAAGCTGGCATCGCTATCGGAGATATGGTTCTGTCCATCGACGGTATTGCCACAGAGGGAATGAACCACCTGGAGGCCCAGAACAAGATCAAGAACTGCACAGGCAACCTCAGCCTCACCCTACAGAA AGTGGCCAAGCCCCCTCCAGTGGCACCCAAG ACGACAGCAGCTCCTCTGGTCACAAA TGGACCTCACAGTACTTTAAA AAAACCCCAGCCACCCAG GCCTCCCCGCCGACACGTGGTGGACACCGACATCCACTTCTACCATGTGCCGTCTCACGCTGGCGCCAGCCGGAAGCGCATCATGGAGGACACGGAGGACTGGCGCCCGCGCACCGGTACCACCCAGTCCAGATCCTTCAGGATTCTGGCTCAGATTACGGGCACCGAGAACT cagctcaagaagaagaagaagcagacaCGGCCAAGAAGACAAA AGTGAACAAGGCCACCACGCGTTTGGTGATCGGCCCAAAGTACGGCGAGCTGAGAGACTGGCACCACGGCGTGTCCGCTCGTACCCTCAATGTCCAGTAG
- the LOC119127288 gene encoding PDZ and LIM domain protein 5-like isoform X3 — protein sequence MSSNYNVTLSGPAPWGFRLQGGKDFNLPLTISRLNDGSKAAKAGIAIGDMVLSIDGIATEGMNHLEAQNKIKNCTGNLSLTLQKVAKPPPVAPKTTAAPLVTNGPHSTLKPPRRHVVDTDIHFYHVPSHAGASRKRIMEDTEDWRPRTGTTQSRSFRILAQITGTENSAQEEEEADTAKKTKVNKATTRLVIGPKYGELRDWHHGVSARTLNVQ from the exons ATGAGCAGCAACTATAACGTCACACTGTCTGGCCCGGCCCCCTGGGGCTTTAGGCTACAAGGCGGAAAAGACTTCAACTTGCCCCTCACCATCTCCAGG CTGAACGATGGCAGCAAAGCGGCCAAAGCTGGCATCGCTATCGGAGATATGGTTCTGTCCATCGACGGTATTGCCACAGAGGGAATGAACCACCTGGAGGCCCAGAACAAGATCAAGAACTGCACAGGCAACCTCAGCCTCACCCTACAGAA AGTGGCCAAGCCCCCTCCAGTGGCACCCAAG ACGACAGCAGCTCCTCTGGTCACAAA TGGACCTCACAGTACTTTAAA GCCTCCCCGCCGACACGTGGTGGACACCGACATCCACTTCTACCATGTGCCGTCTCACGCTGGCGCCAGCCGGAAGCGCATCATGGAGGACACGGAGGACTGGCGCCCGCGCACCGGTACCACCCAGTCCAGATCCTTCAGGATTCTGGCTCAGATTACGGGCACCGAGAACT cagctcaagaagaagaagaagcagacaCGGCCAAGAAGACAAA AGTGAACAAGGCCACCACGCGTTTGGTGATCGGCCCAAAGTACGGCGAGCTGAGAGACTGGCACCACGGCGTGTCCGCTCGTACCCTCAATGTCCAGTAG
- the LOC119127273 gene encoding PDZ and LIM domain protein 5-like: protein MSYFALHSEECEPSSHESATVKTMIKSPARAQGVSPKCGLITPSFGVKSDGSTARCPAPARPVPRVHPKDEDSLVQMAEHYPAGTRTPMCGHCNKVIRGPFLVAMGKSWHKEEFNCVHCTTSLADIGFVEEQGHVYCEHCYEDFFAPTCSRCQAKILGEVINALKQTWHVHCFLCASCQQPIRNNTFHLEDGEPYCEQDFYSLFGTGCHGCEFPIEAGDKFLEALGYTWHDNCFVCAVCSISLEGQTFFSKKDKPLCKKHAQTQKI from the exons ATGAGTTACTTTGCTTTACACAGTGAAGAGTGTGAGCCCAGCAGCCACGAGTCTGCTACTGTCAAGACCATGATCAAATCACCTGCAAGAGCTCAAG GCGTGAGTCCAAAATGTGGTTTAATCACACCCTCCTTTGGCGTAAAGTCCGACGGCAGCACGGCCAGGTGTCCTGCCCCCGCCCGCCCCGTGCCTCGGGTCCACCCGAAAGACGAGGACTCGCTGGTGCAAATGGCGGAACACTACCCTGCCGGGACTCGCACGCCCATGTGTGGCCACTGCAATAAGGTCATCAG GGGACCGTTTTTGGTAGCAATGGGCAAATCGTGGCATAAAGAAGAATTCAATTGTGTCCACTGCACCACATCCCTGGCCGACATCGGCTTTGTGGAAGAGCAAGGCCACGTTTACTGCGAACACTGCTACGAAGACTTTTTTGCGCCGACGTGTAGCCGCTGCCAGGCCAAGATCTTGGGG GAGGTGATTAATGCTCTCAAGCAGACGTGGCACGTCCATTGCTTCCTGTGCGCTTCCTGTCAACAGCCAATCCGAAATAACACCTTCCACCTGGAGGATGGCGAACCTTACTGTGAGCAAG ACTTCTACAGTTTGTTTGGCACGGGCTGCCATGGTTGCGAGTTTCCCATCGAGGCAGGAGACAAGTTCCTTGAGGCGCTGGGCTACACGTGGCACGACAACTGCTTTGTGTGCGCT GTATGTTCCATCTCTTTGGAGGGACAAACTTTCTTCTCCAAGAAAGACAAACCTCTGtgcaaaaaacatgcacaaacacaaaaaatatag